A genome region from Tolypothrix sp. PCC 7712 includes the following:
- a CDS encoding PhoX family protein, whose protein sequence is MNLSRRNFFKVAGASAVGVTMLSPLEALYAGAAKGKVANGIGYGPLEAKLPENADELVDVVLGGINLGKQPLLELPRGFNYTAISYTGQRMDDGALVASNHDGMAAFEDRSRNGRKTNSTILVRNHEVSANGSNPIIGLPRYDQIGGGTTTIIVGPDRRVKKQFVSLSGTIRNCAGGPTPWDSWISCEENLTLPTPGGASKKHGYNFEVPATENIQIADPIPLVAMGRFNHEAVAVDPKTGWIYQTEDDGSSCFYRFRPHVRPTRYGDLQKRGAGVLEALVVKGKPRLNTSKEFPVTQSKSVEVEWVTIDNVDPNDNSFASSVRGQGQAKGAAIFSRGEGAWYGDGNIYFTCTNGGAVGQGQVFAYNPRKNTLTLVVESPAENILNFPDNITVAPFGDLFLCEDGSNTEYVIGVNQNGELYRFAANAINGSEFAGACFSPDGRTMFVNIQDPGITCAIWGPWTRKRA, encoded by the coding sequence ATGAACTTATCAAGACGTAATTTCTTTAAGGTGGCTGGTGCAAGTGCTGTTGGTGTGACGATGCTTTCTCCCCTAGAAGCCTTGTATGCAGGAGCAGCCAAAGGTAAAGTTGCTAACGGAATTGGCTATGGCCCCTTAGAGGCAAAACTACCCGAAAATGCAGATGAACTAGTTGATGTTGTGCTTGGTGGAATTAACTTAGGTAAGCAACCACTGTTAGAACTTCCTCGTGGATTTAACTACACTGCCATATCCTATACAGGCCAACGTATGGATGATGGGGCATTGGTAGCCAGTAATCATGATGGAATGGCTGCTTTTGAGGATCGTAGTAGAAACGGTCGTAAAACAAATAGCACAATTTTAGTACGAAATCATGAGGTCAGCGCTAATGGTTCTAATCCAATCATCGGATTGCCACGATATGACCAAATTGGAGGAGGAACAACGACTATTATTGTTGGGCCTGATAGACGGGTGAAGAAGCAATTTGTTTCTCTATCAGGAACTATTCGTAATTGTGCTGGTGGGCCGACTCCTTGGGATTCTTGGATTAGTTGCGAAGAGAACCTGACCCTTCCTACACCTGGTGGAGCTAGCAAAAAGCATGGCTATAACTTTGAGGTTCCAGCAACAGAGAATATTCAGATTGCCGATCCGATTCCCCTTGTAGCAATGGGCCGTTTTAATCACGAAGCTGTTGCTGTTGATCCCAAGACGGGATGGATTTATCAAACAGAAGATGATGGAAGTAGTTGTTTTTATCGCTTCCGTCCTCATGTCCGTCCTACTAGATATGGTGATTTGCAAAAGCGTGGTGCGGGAGTATTAGAGGCGCTAGTAGTTAAAGGAAAACCTAGACTTAATACCAGCAAAGAGTTCCCTGTCACTCAATCAAAATCAGTTGAAGTTGAGTGGGTAACGATAGATAATGTTGACCCTAATGACAATTCTTTTGCTAGTTCCGTGCGAGGTCAAGGACAAGCTAAGGGTGCAGCCATTTTCTCACGCGGTGAAGGTGCTTGGTATGGTGATGGCAATATCTACTTTACCTGTACCAATGGTGGGGCTGTAGGACAAGGGCAGGTTTTTGCTTATAATCCCAGAAAAAACACTCTTACCCTAGTTGTTGAGTCTCCGGCAGAGAACATACTTAATTTCCCTGATAACATTACCGTAGCTCCATTTGGGGATCTCTTTTTATGTGAAGACGGTAGCAATACTGAGTACGTAATTGGCGTTAACCAAAATGGCGAATTGTATCGCTTTGCCGCAAATGCTATTAACGGTAGTGAATTTGCTGGGGCTTGCTTTTCACCTGATGGCCGTACAATGTTTGTCAATATCCAAGATCCTGGAATTACCTGTGCAATTTGGGGCCCTTGGACTAGAAAACGAGCATAA